One Octopus bimaculoides isolate UCB-OBI-ISO-001 chromosome 16, ASM119413v2, whole genome shotgun sequence genomic window, CCTCCTTGTATTTGTCCCAAAGTTGATTTGGATTTGACAATCCACAATTCACCAGCATGATGGAGAAGAGGTTTCTCAGCTGCATAGGAGACTTGCACATTTGTGCCTCTGTCAGAGTGGTATCCCAGTGTGCATCATCTTCCAGAAGACCTCTGAGATGGCAAGCCTGGCGATGTTTGACATACTGTGTTATCAACCGCTCGTAAGGCAGTAAATGATGTGGGTCCCTTGACATGGTGTAATAGAAGCCTTAGATAGTANNNNNNNNNNNNNNNNNNNNNNNNNNNNNNNNNNNNNNNNNNNNNNNNNNNNNNNNNNNNNNNNNNNNNNNNNNNNNNNNNNNNNNNNNNNNNNNNNNNNtattatgttttatatttagtgtgtattccttctattattcttttcagtgttcagagatgcacatattgtcactcactaagggacatgctcaactggctatgGTCAAATATCTGACAAGGAAacctgtagtattgagcagaatatttgctgtagcccatatttATATCAaggcaaaacatgtacatgataactcttccaatcagttaagatcagaagccacgagagtcTCTGCCTGgtagaaagaatttattattattttttatctatttatttatctattattattagcaccccaggcaaaatgcttagcggcatttcgtccgtctttacgttctgagttcaaattctgccgaagtaccagttgaacaccgggattgatgtaatcgtctCATCCCCACCTCTCCAAAATGGCtggctttgtggcaaaatttgaaaccattattattattgttatcgttattattagtagtagtaggaggggcagcagcagcagcagcaacagcaggagaaagaggaggaagaggagtatTACTtgtaccccaaatttcaggccttctgcctctagtagaaaggattattattattattgttgttgttgttgttgttgttatcattatcattattattattattattattattcagtagttttatttttataacgtgctttcacttcactaccgagcgcagctctgtgcgccttgggtatgtgctgtggtttgctgtggtgctcttatgtttactgtattgaaagtgttttgcgtaggatgtgtgcagtacccagtagtgcaattttctgtatgttatatatatttgtaagtcctgctatttttgttatgtatttgtctgaatattttttattattattattattattattattattattattattattattattattattattattatcattattattatcattattattattattattattattattataattattattattattattattatttgtcgtagtagtagtagtagtagtagtagtagtgccaaCAAAGATTCCGACCTTTgaatttgttgaaaaatatacAGCTATCTCTGATAAACATATGATGGAGACAAGCATAAACGGTAGGTACATAAAtcttctctaaaaaaaaaaaatcattgtccCTTACCACGACATATTTAACATAAAATTGTAACGGCGCTGCCCCCGCCCAGATAACGAGAAAATGAAGTGATGCTTTGTGTCTTGTGACAATTTAAGACTTCATCAAGTGTCACAAGTTACCACAAAAGATAGAGACTTTGAAAGAAAAACGTTAACTTCACTGCTATATAGATAACCTTTAATGTCATTGTGCTGTTTTTATATCACGTAATACCATAGTAACTATGTCCACcggaataaattatattaaatcataAAGCGAGTATTAAAAAGATGTGTTTTATGTTTTAGCGGAAAAGGAACccatagaaaatgaaagagaatctCATACAGCACAAGTGGGTGAGCTGTTCAGATTATCGAGTGTCAGACGAGAGAGCGTATTTAATTTACGATCATATATTTCCCTCTTAagtaatacatatacaacagggtatgtgtatatatgcgaacgcgtgtgcatgtatgtatatgtatacatacacacacacacacacacacacacacacgtatatatatatatatatatatatatatatatatttatatatacatatatatatgtatgtatgtacaaacaatatatgagtatatgcatatatatgtgcatgtatgtacataccttcatctacatgtacatatagatacatatctgggtacatgacgttgcaaaagaacatggacaaaatgataaacaaggtacaacaaacaagcaggccacatagagaacatatccttcatcagctgccaccattaaaacaccggcgtttcaaagagttagggcaggacgcatcgttaaaatggctcatgtatgtatgtatgtatgtattgtatattgttgttgctgttgttgttgttattattattattattattattattattattattattattattattattattattattattatcatgatcatcatcattattattattattatcttaagacggcgagctggcaaaatcgttaccacgctggacgaaaggcttagcggtatttcgcccatcggtatgttctgagttcaaattccgccgaggtcgactttacctttcatcctttcggggtcgataaaatatgtaccagttgaacactgggagcGATGTAATCTACTCATCCCGTTCCCAAAAGTTGCTgcccttgtaacaaaatttgaaattattatcattattatttatttccttttatttttaatgtttgttacaaccacttgccgagacacacccagtatcctggggcgagtgaaggataagaaatGATACAATGTGACCGAAAGCTTGGAGAGGGAAAGTGACAGGGGCAGTAGCGGAATATCTTGATGTAATATAACAGAGGCATTTAAATGGATAAGGTTTTTCCATGGTtgtgggcagtacttgttagCAAAATTTTtaggatttctctgagacatggttctcctgggatattatctagatgtttctgacatcccttttttttatcatacctaaggcacttACAATtgcaggaacagttctcgcttttaagatgccacatcttctgtatttcaatttccaagtccttatatttacttaatttgtcaaattcctttacagatatatttttattggtgGGAAcgcttacatctattagtctacaagtattcctccccccccccaccactgtcTGATCGATTAGCTTAGATCgctctgtcagtgttgactggaaaatcccagaggatagtgacatctTTATAGTGAACGACTGGCTCAttatgatgttcataccagtaagcaggagtgctgatttcgTAGTGTTTATAGTGTTGTAgtgcttctcctcctcctcctcctcctcctcctcctccttctttttcttcttcttcttcttcttcttcttcttcttcttcttattattattattattattattattattattattattattattattattgttgttgttgttgttattattattattattattattattattattattattattattattattattattattattattattattgcctttgcacagcttctaatgttGGAGatatactacggtgtcagctgttcactaccagtgaactaaagcaacacctcatcttcttcttctttttcttcttcttctttttcttcttcttcttcttcttcttcttcttcttcttcttcttcttcttattattattattattattattattattattattattattctcatcatcataatcatcatcactattattatttatgttgtgcGCTGCCAGAATCGTaggcacactggacaaaatgcttagcggcatttcatctgtctttatgtcctgagttcaaattctgctgaggtcgacattgcctttcttcctttcgggattgataaattaagtaccagtgaaacactggggtcgatgcaatctactagttccctcccccaaaatttcaagccttgtgcctttagtagaaagtatcatcatcatcatcaccaccactacacatcatctacatcatcatgatcactattactatttaagttgtgacctggcagaattgttactgcacgagagaaaaaaaaatgtccactGGACATTTCTTCTaactcttcatgttctgagttcaaatacagctaagatgagctttgcttttcatccttttgagatcgatgaaataaaatatcagctaAATATACTCGAATTGATGTCATCGAGGAACCTCTTCCACATGAAATTGCTGACCTggttccaaaattagaaacaattgttattattattatttgaagaagTAATTTCCTTACCTTTGTAGCGGAAGCATGTTCGCTCTTTACCGTTAGGTATCCACATTTTGTCTCTTTACCTTTAGGTACCCATTTTAGCTCATCAAGTCCATCTAGCTTTATACCACTCCTTAATGTTATAGATTAGCCAAGCGTCCCAACATCAACTATTTAGAGGAAGCTTTTCCCGCGAATTCGTTAGAGAGGCAGGGCGCAACGAGCGAGTTTGGATCTTTGGCATGAAAGCAGTTTTATTACACATTGCAGCTGCAGTGAGGATAAAATTGTAACAGGAATCCTCAACGCCATGTTTTGCGTTTTTTACAAcgttcatcttcatcttcaaaaAGCAATTTGAAACAGTGTATTGTATTCGACAGATTTTTTCATGTTACACCAGTTGCTGTATTCTCCTTTAAGCGTCGGAATAAATGTTGTAGTCAATTGTaacttgatttcaaattttcctcATGTTCGTTATCTTGACGCCTATTAAACCCAGAAGATATTATATGCCACATTATATGCCACATTGCATCCTTTACCACCTCGCTAAACCATTTATCACGAAAGTATATTTTGCATAGCAGCGATTGTAGccacaaaaaaaatcaaagcttCTAGAGATACACTTTGGATCCAAAGAGCGGAAACATTACCAGAGTGCGTAACTTAATAGTTGCCATGCTTATAACAAGGTCAATCACATTCGAGATTATGGAACCCATTTTCCCAAGCAGTAGGTCTTTTCATATTTGGTATTTCCCCAATACGAGGAGTGACGTTTTCTCCTAACACAACTGGTCTACGCCCacaaatatatgattatacaatCATTTATGAAtagctacatatacatgcatatacatacatatacatacatatacatacatatacatatacatacatatacatacatatacatgcatatgcatatatatatcgacatgcatatacacaaatacacatgcataatatataaacatatatatgtgcgtgtatatatatatatcatgtgcaaCATGTGGAAAGGTGTCTttcagttggaggattgaaaaggcaTATGAAAATAGTTCATACGGTGGCACCCGTTCCTTCTGCCAGCCAGTACAGGTGTGCATTATGTAATAGAATGTGCAAAACTTTCGCCATGGTCAAGATTCATAAAAGGGCCTCACATTGCATCAATattgactcatttcaatgattctttttagcaatggctttgctcgtaTACCAGAAAGCAGCTAAGATAAATTAAAGTGACTATTCGCAATTTAGggacaattgtgtgtgtgtgtgtgtgtgtgtgtgtgtgtgtgtgtgtgtNNNNNNNNNNNNNNNNNNNNNNNNNNNNNNNNNNNNNNNNNNNNNNNNNNNNNNNNNNNNNNNNNNNNNNNNNNNNNNNNNNNNNNNNNNNNNNNNNNNNNNNNNNNNNNNNNNNNNNNNNNNNNNNNNNNNNNNNNNNNNNNNNNNNNNNNNNNNNNNNNNNNNNNNNNNNNNNNNNNNNNNNNNNNNNNNNNNNNNNNNNNNNNNNNNNNNNNNNNNNNNNNNNNNNNNNNNNNNNNNNNNNNNNNNNNNNNNNNNNNNNNNNNNNNNNNNNNNNNNNNNNNNNNNNNNNNNNNNNNNNNNNNNNNNNNNNNNNNNNNNNNNNNNNNNNNNNNNNNNNNNNNNNNNNNNNNNNNNNNNNNNNNNNNNNNNNNNNNNNNNNNNNNNNNNNNNNNNNNNNgttatactaatacatctatttgttttctgcacccactgtcttcgtcttttgttcctttttgtgaattctccccatatatatatatatatatatatatatatatatacatagttgaaatatataggaaaacaaaagacgaagacaggtatatgCACAACAGGTGTATTAGTATTAGTATGACTCTCGGGAAAGTAagaaagtctttcacgtttcgagcctacgcccttcaatagaaaagaaaaagagaaaataaacagagcgAGAATAAAAGAACTTATGGATTCACCGATCaaatggcgtatatatatatcattcaaatacggtagtagttgaataatatttttaaggctgcaatttactcacacgcagcatatTCAGAgctttgtcgctaattcagttcttcaCCAAACTGAAACCTGTTAACCTTTTTGAAGAGGACCGATCCCGAGTTACATTTTGgcaaaacaaattgaaatttagtccagtagaaaaaagtttacatcaaaatttgtaccaacattataggagagtaagtatattttaaaagcaaaatatatccaTCCGAGCTTCAATGATAAAAGAAAGCAtgaggaatttcatagttttgatcccgtgtaacaaaaatttgtataaaaaaatgttGTGATGTAAAATATCGTGAAAAAAACTATAGggaaaaaaattggatttaagtattaTTAACGTTTTTATTCTAAGCTTAAATGACAGAGCTCAATTCGAGAAATTTCATGGTGTAAATCTCATTGCAAtgaagttttgaaagaaaaaggTTATGTGTATTTGAGGGCGATAATAtagttctttacttttttatgGATATAGTTCTAGGGGATTTTTGatatatgtcactggcatcatTGAGGTTAGGGgaaaattatcaatgacaccGTTAGCATAATAGCACAGCCTGGTAAAAACATGGATTACacggaaaaatgcgagcaagagaaataatattcttaagattataaacatggaaaagtacaggacaagttattacagtTGGAAAACTTCAGAAGTTATTAAACCAGGTAAagtacaaaacaagaaaatttttatttaaaatattgcagctaaggataaaatttgaatattaaaaattatttgattttaatttacaaagcaactttataattaaaaaaggtaccatcattttgttaaaatattgacacatcagaatacttaaaaaatgggagccagaagtaccaatatagctaaagttttatgcaaagtagagcAGTATATATGGTAGACAAATTcgttatgtaaaaaataggcattgggtcaaggcTCAAAAtatgaagacttggcaataacttcgGTATTagctcaagcaaattttactatgaatttgttgttataggtagattttactatgatatataactaatttttgtattattctatttattgtacaaaCTAATTATatacttctattatttttataacctattttcaaacttctatttattaattaataatttttttaaataatttttttaaagtgcaaaaaatattttgagtttttttttatatttttaataatagtaacaagTAATAACCAATAGAAATCACTTGTAATtagatttttagttttaataaaagctaatattttctaattctaaaatattttatttgcaattttatcctaagctgcaatattttaagtaaaaattttcttgttttgtactTTTAAATTTTCCTGAAGTTTTCCAAGtgtaatgtcttctactaaaagtTCGgaccaagcaaagccttgtgaatagatttgatgGAAgagaactgaaacaagcccgtcgtatatatatgggtatgttatattatattatattatattatattatcttatatatatatatatatatattacatggaacccggaaccatatggttacaaAGTACGCTTCTTACACACAGCCACGGCAACGCctttgtctatcaatctatttattttttctacctCTCTGTCTAACTCTTAATTTATCTGACTggctaactatctatctatctatctatctatctatctatctatctatctatctatctatctctatcttcccttctttctttctttctttctttctttatttctatctcgttctgcatcaatctatctatctcttggaCATCTGTCGGTCTaaccgtttgtttgtttttcacttaTCCATACCTTTACTTTCTCCCTGTCAGTGCAATTATCGTTCAGTGAaattcaattcatttattttgaccGCAAAATTATACCAAATTGCAATGTACAAACAGATTAAAGCCATTTGTGGATGAAGGTCCGTGACAAAGGCCAAAATTGACGGCAAGGTGACGATTTTATCTGTCCCCTCATCACACAAGAAATTCTTTCTTATCCCATATTCTGTACCCGCTAATACACAACACCACTacgactgtatatatgtatatagtgaataGATAGGAATAATATATCCAGGTGACTATCGTTCAAGCACTCAATTCAAGTTTAAATTATGGCCAACTGAACTGAGTAGCATGGCACACCTTGATTTTTTGAGGCAAGCAATTCCATTGTATTTAATCCGGGTAAATCCTGGGTTCGTTTCGCtggattataaatatatttcgagTTTATATCAAAGATCATTACAATGCacattttttaatcttatttttacaATCAGTTATACAccatatttaatttaaatctatCCAACGGTCGAGCACGAAATTTACGTATAGATTTTAGCTTGATTTGCAATAaagtcgcaggagtggctatgtggtaagtagcttccttcccaaccacatggttccgagttcagtcccacttcgtggcaccttgagcaaatgtcttctgctaaagcttcgggccgaccaaagccttgtgagtggatttggtagaggaaactgaaagaagcccgttgtatgtgtatgtttttactgtggccatgctggagcaccccctttagtgTAAAAATCGATCCCatggcttattttttgtaagcctggtacttattctatcggtctcttttgccgaatcaccaGCCAGgtttcagggacgtaaacacaccaccgtcgattgtcaagcgacggtgggtgggtggacaaacgcagacacacacacacacacacacacacacacacacacatatatatatatatatatacgtctggcttctttcagtttccgtctaccaaaatccactcacaaggctttgatcggcccaatgctatagcagaagatacttgctgaaggtaccacccgcaaccatgtggttgggaagaaagctatttaccacacagccactcatgcgtgacagtaaaaagtttttaaaatgtgcAGATGTATTATACTCTGTATTCACTGTACTTTtcttacacacccacatacacgtatatgtatgtacgtatgtatgtacgtatgtatgtatgtatgtatgtatgtatgtaNNNNNNNNNNNNNNNNNNNNNNNNNNNNNNNNNNNNNNNNNNNNNNNNNNNNNNNNNNNNNNNNNNNNNNNNNNNNNNNNNNNNNNNNNNNNNNNNNNNNNNNNNNNNNNNNNNNNNNNNNNNNNNNNNNNNNNNNNNNNNNNNNNNNNNNNNNNNNNNNNNNNNNNNNNNNNNNNNNNNNNNNNNNNNNNNNNNNNNNNNNNNNNNNNNNNNNNNNNNNNNNNNNNNNNNNNNNNNNNNNNNNNNNNNNNNNNNNNNNNNNNNNNNNNNNNNNNNNNNNNNNNNNNNNNNNNNNNNNNNNNNNNNNNNNNNNNNNNNNNNNNNNNNNNNNNNNNNNNNNNNNNNNNNNNNNNNNNNNNNNNNNNNNNNNNNNNNNNNNNNNNNNNNNNNNNNNNNNNNNNNNNNNNNNNNNNNNNNNNNNNNNNNNNNNNNNNNNNNNNNNNNNNNNNNNNNNNNNNNNNNNNNNNNNNNNNNNNNNNNNNNNNNNNNNNNNNNNNNNNNNNNNNNNNNNNNNNNNNNNNNNNNNNNNNNNNNNNNNNNNNNNNNNNNNNNNNNNNNNNNNNNNNNNNNNNNNNNNNNNNNNNNNNNNNNNNNNNNNNNNNNNNNNNNNNNNNNNNNNNNNNNNNNNNNNNNNNNNNNNNNNNNNNNNNNNNNNNNNNNNNNNNNNNNNNNNNNNNNNNNNNNNNNNNNNNNNNNNNNNNNNNNNNNNNNNNNNNNNNNNNNNNNNNNNNNNNNNNNNNNNNNNNNNNNNNNNNNNNNNNNNNNNNNNNNNNNNNNNNNNNNNNNNNNNNNNNNNNNNNNNNNNNNNNNNNNNNNNNNNNNNNNNNNNNNNNNNNNNNNNNNNNNNNNNNNNNNNNNNNNNNNNNNNNNNNNNNNNNNNNNNNNNNNNNNNNNNNNNNNNNNNNNNNNNNNNNNNNNNNNNNNNNNNNNNNNNNNNNNNNNNNNNNNNNNNNNNNNNNNNNNNNNNNNNNNNNNNNNNNNNNNNNNNNNNNNNNNNNNNNNNNNNNNNNNNNNNNNNNNNNNNNNNNNNNNNNNNNNNNNNNNNNNNNNNNNNNNNNNNNNNNNNNNNNNNNNNNNNNNNNNNNNNNNNNNNNNNNNNNNNNNNNNNNNNNNNNNNNNNNNNNNNNN contains:
- the LOC106875211 gene encoding uncharacterized protein LOC106875211; its protein translation is MSRDPHHLLPYERLITQYVKHRQACHLRGLLEDDAHWDTTLTEAQMCKSPMQLRNLFSIMLVNCGLSNPNQLWDKYKEGLSEDILQRIQYQRDGDVTFNDDIFNETLRLIDDKVQSLGGNKLEIYGLPAPPVRD